A region from the Melanotaenia boesemani isolate fMelBoe1 chromosome 11, fMelBoe1.pri, whole genome shotgun sequence genome encodes:
- the gucd1 gene encoding protein GUCD1 translates to MTEDAVLLNVPVIRQMYHWDCGLACSRMVLKYLHPVSDEEFQRACWELKLTESVWTIDLAYLMCHLGVKHCFCTQTLGVDKGFKNQSFYKKHFDTEEDRVNELFLKAESKGIMVKKCSVTVQEIHSHLEQGHVAIVLVNAVVLTCELCSSPVKYCCFLPVGQKCFCRKPEYQGHFVVVCGFNRTTGCIFYNNPAYSDRVCSTSISNFEEARRSYGTDEDILFIFKES, encoded by the exons atgaCAG AGGATGCCGTCCTGCTGAATGTACCTGTCATTCGGCAGATGTACCACTGGGACTGTGGGTTAGCCTGCTCCAGGATGGTTCTAAA GTATCTCCACCCAGTGAGTGATGAGGAGTTTCAAAGAGCATGCTGGGAGCTGAAGCTGACAGAGAGCGTGTGGACCATTGACCTGGCCTACCTCATGTGCCATCTAGGAGTCAAACACTGCTTTTGCACACAGACTTTAGGAGTAGATAAAGGCTTTAAAAATCAG TCCTTTTACAAGAAGCATTTTGACACCGAAGAAGACAGGGTGAATGAACTCTTCCTTAAGGCGGAAAGCAAAGGTATTATGGTGAAGAAATG ttCAGTGACAGTTCAGGAAATCCACTCTCATCTGGAACAGGGACATGTTGCCATCGTGCTCGTCAACGCTGTAGTCTTGACATGTGAACTGTGCTCATCACCTGTCAAATACTGCTGCTTCCTGCCCGTAGGCCAGAAGTGTTTCTGCAGGAAGCCCGAGTACCAGGGTCACTTTGTTGTCGTGTGTGGCTTCAACAGGACCACCGGCTGCATCTTTTACAACAACCCTGCATATTCTGACC gagTGTGCTCCACAAGTATCAGTAACTTTGAAGAGGCTCGACGAAGCTATGGGACTGATGAGGATATCCTCTTCATCTTCAAGGAGAGTTGA
- the upb1 gene encoding beta-ureidopropionase, whose amino-acid sequence MSTCEFESLEKSLESHLPEAELAEVKRILFGRETQKLDLPVLAVQAASEHDFELKGFRFDAVQEQLRPPRRIRVGLVQHHIVLPTDAPILDQVSAIHGRVGEIVEVAAMCDVNIICFQETWTMPFAFCTREKEPWTEFAESAEKGNTTRFCQELAKKYNMVIVSPILEREDLHSTLWNTAVVISNSGNVLGKSRKNHIPRVGDFNESTYYMEGDTGHTVFETQFGKIAVNICYGRHHPLNWFMYSMNGAEIIFNPSATVGTLSEPMWPIEARNAAIANHCFTCAINRVGTEHFKSEFTSGDGKKAHHDFGHFYGSSYVAAPDGSRTPGLSRTRDGLLVVEMDLNLNRQVSDKWSFKMTGRYAEYAEELTKAARHDFKPKIVKE is encoded by the exons ATGTCCACATGTGAGTTTGAGTCATTAGAAAAATCTCTGGAGTCGCACCTGCCAGAGGCCGAGCTGGCGGAGGTGAAACGCATCTTATTTGGGAGGGAAACGCA GAAGTTGGACCTCCCAGTCTTAGCTGTGCAAGCTGCCTCTGAGCATGACTTTGAATTGAAAGGATTCAGGTTTGATGCTGTACAGGAGCAACTGAGACCACCCAGAAGGATTCGGGTGGGACTCGTTCAGCACCACATTGTTCTGCCTACCGATGCCCCAATTTTGGACCAG GTCAGCGCCATACATGGCCGCGTTGGTGAAATAGTTGAAGTCGCTGCCATGTGTGATGTTAACATCATCTGCTTTCAGGAGACCTGGA CCATGCCCTTTGCCTTCTGCACCCGTGAGAAAGAACCATGGACAGAGTTTGCAGAGTCTGCTGAGAAAGGAAACACCACACGTTTCTGCCAGGAG CTGGCCAAAAAGTACAACATGGTCATTGTTTCCCCAATTCTGGAGAGAGAAGACCTACACAGCACTCTGTGGAACACAGCTGTGGTGATCTCCAACTCTGGAAATGTGCTGGGAAAAAGCAGGAAGAACCATATTCCCAGGGTCGGAGACTTTAATGAG TCCACATATTATATGGAGGGTGACACAGGCCACACAGTGTTCGAGACACAGTTTGGAAAGATTGCTGTGAATATCTGCTACGGTCGTCATCATCCTCTAAACTGGTTCATGTACAGCATGAATGGAGCTGAGATCATCTTCAACCCCTCGGCCACTGTGGGAACTCTCAG TGAGCCCATGTGGCCTATAGAGGCCAGGAACGCAGCAATAGCTAACCACTGTTTTACATGTGCCATCAACCGTGTTGGGACG GAACATTTCAAAAGTGAATTCACGTCAGGTGAtggaaaaaaag CTCACCACGACTTCGGACATTTCTATGGCTCCAGTTATGTGGCTGCTCCTGACGGCAGCCGCACCCCAGGGCTCTCCAGGACCCGGGATGGACTGCTGGTAGTAGAAATGGATCTTAACCTTAACAGACAAGTCAGTGACAAATGGAGTTTTAAG ATGACTGGGAGATATGCAGAGTATGCAGAGGAACTTACCAAGGCTGCTAGACATGACTTTAAACCCAAAATAGTGAAGGAGTAG
- the LOC121649316 gene encoding uncharacterized protein C22orf15 isoform X1: MFVTILFGDNQMEMFNLNCKLINFIHYLKERCGLDFKDFVDLMDSRGQVMNLEAKQHSTAPASSVLAERQYYVALRVHRDDEPGSRKYVSLLNNYSQSHPELTELLKKLSNHDKEPEKRIRRQTQRSKNISLSNKKKLTK, from the exons ATGTTCGTTACTATCCTGTTTGGAG ACAACCAGATGGAAATGTTCAATCTCAACTGTAAGCTGATCAACTTCATCCATTACTTAAAGGAAAGATGTGGTCTGGACTTCAAAG ATTTTGTGGACCTGATGGACAGCAGAGGACAAGTGATGAACCTGGAGGCAAAGCAGCACAGCACGGCTCCGGCCAGCAGCGTACTGGCTGAGAGGCAGTATTATGTTGCCCTACGAGTCCATC GAGATGATGAACCTGGAAGTCGGAAATATGTCTCCCTCCTCAACAACTACAGCCAAAGTCACCCTGAGTTAACAG agctgctgaagaAACTGTCAAACCATGACAAGGAACCAGAAAAAAGGATCCGAAGACAGACCCAGAGGAGTAAAAACATCTCTTTGAGCAACAAGAAAAAGCTAACTAAAtag
- the LOC121649316 gene encoding uncharacterized protein LOC121649316 isoform X2, whose amino-acid sequence MWSGLQSNFPPADFVDLMDSRGQVMNLEAKQHSTAPASSVLAERQYYVALRVHRDDEPGSRKYVSLLNNYSQSHPELTELLKKLSNHDKEPEKRIRRQTQRSKNISLSNKKKLTK is encoded by the exons ATGTGGTCTGGACTTCAAAG CAACTTTCCTCCTGCAGATTTTGTGGACCTGATGGACAGCAGAGGACAAGTGATGAACCTGGAGGCAAAGCAGCACAGCACGGCTCCGGCCAGCAGCGTACTGGCTGAGAGGCAGTATTATGTTGCCCTACGAGTCCATC GAGATGATGAACCTGGAAGTCGGAAATATGTCTCCCTCCTCAACAACTACAGCCAAAGTCACCCTGAGTTAACAG agctgctgaagaAACTGTCAAACCATGACAAGGAACCAGAAAAAAGGATCCGAAGACAGACCCAGAGGAGTAAAAACATCTCTTTGAGCAACAAGAAAAAGCTAACTAAAtag
- the adora2aa gene encoding adenosine A2a receptor a, whose product MPDDPAASVLYIVLELLIAVFSVLGNVLVCWAVCLNSNLQSITNFFVVSLAVADIAVGVLAIPFAIVISTGFCSNFYGCLFIACFVLVLTQSSIFSLLAIAIDRYIAIKIPLRYNSLVTGQRARGIIAICWALSIIIGLTPMMGWHKMSKSIENTNNTCPPGLMKCLFEAVVDMKYMVYFNFFACVLIPLLMMLAIYLCIFMAARHQLKLIEVKAVHGEKSRSTLQKEVQAAKSLAIIVGLFVVCWLPLHIINCFTLFCPQCPRPPLWIMYVAIILSHANSVVNPFIYAYRIREFRQTFRKIIRRHILGQQHTLESSSSERNSVHSSIRDSIRLKANGLSIDLFTEQNTCSSSSSSKHSYCCPTHISPVGGGLMVVSHTPLSVVISHCPHIGL is encoded by the exons ATGCCAGACGACCCCGCCGCCTCCGTCCTCTATATTGTCCTGGAGCTGTTGATAGCCGTGTTCTCTGTGCTGGGCAATGTATTGGTCTGCTGGGCTGTTTGCCTCAACAGTAATCTGCAGAGCATCACCAACTTCTTTGTGGTGTCGCTGGCTGTGGCGGACATTGCCGTGGGCGTCTTAGCCATTCCCTTTGCCATCGTCATCAGCACCGGCTTCTGCTCCAACTTCTATGGCTGCCTATTTATTGCATGCTTTGTGCTGGTTCTCACACAGAGCTCCATCTTCAGCTTGCTGGCCATTGCTATAGACCGCTACATCGCAATCAAGATACCACTGAG GTATAACAGTTTGGTGACAGGCCAGCGAGCTCGAGGCATCATTGCCATCTGCTGGGCTCTTTCCATCATCATCGGTCTGACCCCCATGATGGGCTGGCACAAAATGTCAAAAAGCATTGAGAACACCAACAACACCTGCCCGCCCGGCCTGATGAAGTGCCTGTTTGAAGCTGTGGTGGACATGAAGTATATGGTGTACTTCAACTTTTTTGCCTGTGTTTTAATCCCTCTACTAATGATGCTGGCCATCTACCTGTGCATCTTCATGGCAGCACGCCATCAGCTGAAGCTGATTGAAGTGAAAGCAGTTCATGGAGAGAAATCACGCTCCACTTTGCAAAAAGAAGTCCAGGCTGCAAAGTCTCTGGCCATCATTGTTGGCCTGTTTGTCGTCTGCTGGCTGCCTCTACACATCATCAACTGCTTCACCCTCTTCTGTCCTCAGTGCCCTCGTCCTCCCCTCTGGATTATGTACGTAGCCATCATCCTCTCTCACGCTAACTCTGTGGTCAACCCCTTCATTTACGCATACCGCATCCGGGAATTTCGGCAAACCTTCCGTAAGATTATCCGGCGGCACATTTTGGGCCAGCAACACACATTAGAGAGCAGCAGTAGTGAGCGTAACTCTgttcacagcagcatcagagacTCCATCAGACTCAAGGCAAATGGACTCAGCATTGACCTTTTCACTGAGCAAAacacctgcagcagcagcagcagcagtaaacACTCCTACTGCTGCCCTACTCACATCTCTCCTGTCGGGGGTGGTCTGATGGTGGTATCTCACACCCCTTTGTCAGTTGTCATCTCCCACTGTCCCCACATTGGGCTGTGA